One genomic window of Luteitalea pratensis includes the following:
- a CDS encoding dienelactone hydrolase family protein: protein MSASSSSRSHRVNRRRFLQAAAIASTTPMAAGSTRARAADTTQQATAAARAVAPSGSDVGSLFPFIQKQAVQGPFPMSFTNPQFRSLEDWTATARATVLDLLHYAPPPCDPRAETFERVDCGDYIREKVFFNTTPDLRVPAYVLAPKRATAARPAPAIVALHDHGGFYLWGKEKLVSVDGEHPVFTEFRQRYYGGRSIAIDLARRGYVVVVIDMFYWGDRRMLLDDDPADWRDRPSTMAPERVQAFNTRASQNEQLVGRTLYTAGITWPGVMFWDDIRTVDYLLTRPDVDSKRIGCVGLSVGAVRSAHLAALDDRIKAGVVVCWMTSFPGQLKKHIRNTIGHTKVVPGLHRHLDYPDVASLAMPRPVLFMSGSQDGLFDLDAVKASFATLNACYAKAGMPDRCRTRMYDSPHQFNAEMQAEAWAWLERFV, encoded by the coding sequence ATGAGCGCTTCGTCCTCGTCCCGTTCCCACCGCGTGAACCGACGGCGCTTCCTGCAGGCCGCCGCGATCGCCAGCACCACACCGATGGCTGCAGGGTCCACGAGAGCGCGCGCAGCCGACACGACGCAACAAGCCACAGCCGCGGCACGTGCCGTCGCGCCCAGCGGGTCCGACGTCGGATCGCTCTTCCCCTTCATCCAGAAACAGGCGGTGCAGGGGCCGTTTCCAATGTCGTTCACGAACCCGCAGTTCCGGTCACTCGAGGACTGGACGGCCACGGCCCGCGCCACGGTACTGGATCTGCTCCACTACGCGCCGCCCCCCTGCGATCCCCGCGCGGAGACCTTCGAGCGCGTCGACTGCGGCGATTACATCCGCGAAAAGGTGTTCTTCAACACGACCCCGGACCTGCGCGTTCCCGCCTACGTCCTGGCGCCAAAGCGTGCCACGGCTGCGAGGCCGGCCCCGGCGATCGTGGCCCTGCACGATCACGGCGGCTTCTACTTGTGGGGCAAGGAAAAGCTCGTGTCTGTCGACGGCGAGCACCCGGTCTTCACCGAGTTCCGCCAGCGCTACTACGGCGGTCGCAGCATTGCCATCGACCTGGCGCGGCGCGGCTACGTGGTGGTCGTGATCGACATGTTCTACTGGGGCGATCGACGCATGCTGCTCGACGACGACCCGGCCGACTGGCGGGATCGACCGTCGACGATGGCGCCCGAACGCGTCCAGGCCTTCAATACGCGGGCCAGCCAGAACGAACAACTCGTCGGCCGCACCCTGTACACGGCCGGCATCACCTGGCCCGGCGTGATGTTCTGGGACGACATCCGTACCGTCGACTATCTGTTGACCCGTCCGGACGTGGACTCGAAGCGAATCGGTTGCGTCGGGCTCTCGGTCGGCGCCGTCCGGTCCGCGCATCTCGCGGCGCTGGACGATCGCATCAAGGCTGGCGTCGTCGTGTGCTGGATGACATCGTTCCCGGGACAGTTGAAGAAGCACATCCGGAACACCATCGGACACACGAAGGTGGTGCCCGGCCTGCATCGACACCTGGACTACCCCGATGTGGCGTCGCTCGCGATGCCGAGACCGGTGCTGTTCATGAGCGGGAGCCAGGACGGGCTGTTCGACCTCGATGCCGTCAAGGCGAGCTTCGCGACCTTGAACGCGTGTTATGCGAAGGCCGGCATGCCCGACCGGTGCCGGACGCGCATGTACGACAGCCCGCACCAGTTCAACGCCGAGATGCAGGCCGAGGCGTGGGCCTGGCTCGAGCGCTTCGTCTGA
- the melA gene encoding alpha-galactosidase: MGRHKIAMIGAGSVVFCKTLIADILATPALRDSEFALMSPTETKLRRMESFVSRMIRDNGLAASVWATTDRREAIRDADFVVVMIQVGGFDAYAVDYEVPLAYGVDQCIGDTLGPGGVFRGLRHIPVLAGIARDMEEVARPGAIMLQYANPMAANCLALGRLTRMPFVGLCHGVQTTLDLIAGYCGIADKNAITYTCGGINHMDWFLRLEHEGRDLYPELRERFERPEYYKNEKVRGEVFRQFGYFMTESTGHLSEYVPWFRKNRAALALYCDEPAFGGESGAYYTWGKAMAEKYAEVDPLEFEETACARRSVEYCSWIMEAVATGRPFRFMGNVYNDGYIDNLPRDSCVEVPAFADATGIHPTRIGALPPQCAAACMTNINVQQLTAEAALTGDPEHIVHALALDPLTAAVCTLREIREMATEMLEAQRLWLPEFTGRTIRPTPVISIPDDVVPVQVPLDPALAIHQRFGKLVEQKTDR; encoded by the coding sequence ATGGGACGACACAAGATCGCGATGATCGGCGCCGGATCGGTCGTGTTCTGCAAGACCCTGATCGCTGACATCCTGGCGACCCCGGCGCTTCGTGACAGCGAGTTCGCGCTGATGTCGCCGACCGAGACGAAGCTGCGCCGCATGGAGAGCTTCGTCTCGCGGATGATTCGCGACAACGGTTTGGCCGCCTCCGTGTGGGCGACGACCGATCGGCGCGAGGCGATCCGCGACGCAGACTTCGTCGTCGTGATGATCCAGGTCGGCGGCTTCGATGCGTATGCCGTGGACTACGAGGTGCCGCTGGCGTACGGCGTCGATCAGTGCATCGGGGACACGCTCGGCCCCGGCGGCGTGTTCCGCGGGCTGCGTCATATCCCCGTGCTGGCCGGGATTGCCCGTGACATGGAAGAGGTCGCGCGGCCCGGAGCGATCATGCTGCAGTACGCGAACCCGATGGCAGCCAACTGTCTCGCGCTCGGCCGCCTGACGCGCATGCCGTTCGTCGGCCTGTGCCACGGCGTGCAGACCACGCTGGACCTGATTGCCGGCTACTGTGGCATCGCAGACAAGAATGCGATCACTTACACGTGCGGCGGCATCAACCACATGGACTGGTTCCTGCGGCTCGAACACGAGGGCCGCGACCTGTACCCGGAACTGCGCGAGAGATTCGAGCGGCCCGAGTACTACAAGAACGAGAAGGTGCGCGGCGAGGTCTTCCGCCAGTTCGGCTACTTCATGACCGAGTCGACCGGGCATCTGAGCGAGTACGTGCCCTGGTTCCGCAAGAACCGGGCGGCGCTCGCCCTCTACTGCGACGAACCGGCGTTCGGTGGTGAGAGCGGGGCCTACTACACCTGGGGCAAGGCCATGGCGGAGAAGTACGCCGAGGTCGATCCGTTGGAGTTCGAGGAGACCGCGTGCGCCCGGCGCAGCGTCGAGTACTGCTCGTGGATCATGGAGGCCGTCGCGACCGGCCGCCCCTTCCGTTTCATGGGCAATGTCTACAACGATGGCTACATCGACAACCTGCCGCGCGACAGCTGCGTCGAGGTTCCGGCCTTCGCCGACGCCACCGGGATCCACCCGACGCGCATCGGAGCACTGCCGCCGCAATGTGCCGCCGCCTGCATGACCAACATCAACGTGCAGCAACTGACGGCAGAAGCCGCGCTGACCGGCGATCCCGAGCACATCGTCCACGCGCTCGCGCTCGATCCGTTGACGGCCGCGGTGTGCACGCTCCGGGAGATCCGCGAGATGGCCACCGAGATGCTGGAGGCGCAGCGCCTTTGGCTGCCCGAGTTCACGGGACGGACGATTCGTCCGACGCCGGTCATCAGCATTCCGGACGATGTCGTGCCCGTGCAGGTGCCGCTCGACCCGGCCCTGGCCATTCACCAGCGTTTCGGCAAGCTCGTCGAGCAGAAGACGGATCGGTGA
- a CDS encoding TetR/AcrR family transcriptional regulator — MPSGARRAQILHAAAELFGEHGFAGTTTREIAAAVGASETVLFRLFPTKESLYLAVLEHQVPLAEVEEWLRQLREIAETRDDEALFRAVVTAVLASYRAHPTYHRLMLFAALEHQELARVWQVKYTAPVTGFLREYVSRRQAEGAFAGVRPELVVHMLVSMASHFGLWNVLGVNPLGLTEREIGVQAVALLNGLRAGQ; from the coding sequence GTGCCGAGCGGGGCCCGGCGTGCGCAGATCCTGCACGCGGCAGCGGAACTGTTCGGGGAGCACGGCTTTGCCGGCACCACCACGCGGGAGATCGCCGCGGCCGTCGGCGCCAGCGAGACGGTCCTGTTCCGCCTGTTCCCCACGAAGGAGAGCCTGTACCTCGCCGTGCTCGAGCACCAGGTGCCATTGGCCGAGGTGGAGGAGTGGCTGAGGCAGCTGCGCGAGATCGCCGAGACGCGTGACGATGAGGCGCTGTTCCGGGCGGTGGTGACGGCGGTGCTGGCCTCGTATCGGGCGCATCCCACCTACCACCGCCTGATGCTCTTCGCCGCGCTCGAGCACCAGGAACTCGCCCGCGTGTGGCAGGTCAAGTACACCGCGCCGGTCACGGGCTTCCTGCGCGAGTATGTGTCGCGGCGACAGGCCGAGGGCGCTTTCGCGGGGGTGCGTCCCGAACTCGTGGTGCACATGCTGGTCAGCATGGCGAGCCACTTCGGGTTGTGGAACGTGCTCGGGGTGAATCCGCTCGGGCTCACCGAGCGGGAAATCGGCGTGCAGGCGGTCGCCCTGCTGAACGGCCTGCGCGCGGGCCAGTAA
- a CDS encoding NADPH-dependent FMN reductase — MASTPQGRTYKVGYLVGSLAKASLNRRLAGALVKLAPPELAMTEIPFSDLPFYSYDLDADFPAVARAFKQAINESDAVLFVTPEYNRSIPGALKNAIDWASRPYGSNAFTRKASAIIGTSPGKIGTAVAQQHLRSILAFCNSPQMNAVEAYIQFTPDLIDDTGTVTVKETADFLRNFMHEFHQFIIRVKIALPDNA, encoded by the coding sequence ATGGCATCGACACCACAGGGCAGGACGTACAAGGTCGGCTACCTCGTCGGGAGTCTCGCGAAAGCCTCGTTGAATCGTCGCCTCGCCGGGGCGCTCGTCAAGCTCGCGCCACCCGAACTCGCGATGACGGAGATCCCGTTCAGCGACCTGCCGTTCTACAGCTACGACCTCGACGCGGACTTCCCGGCGGTGGCACGCGCATTCAAGCAGGCGATCAACGAATCGGACGCCGTCCTGTTCGTCACGCCGGAGTACAACCGCTCGATCCCTGGCGCGCTCAAGAACGCGATCGACTGGGCCAGCCGTCCCTATGGCTCCAATGCCTTCACTCGGAAGGCATCGGCGATCATCGGGACCTCACCCGGCAAGATCGGGACGGCCGTGGCGCAGCAGCACCTGCGCAGCATCCTCGCGTTCTGCAACTCACCGCAGATGAACGCGGTCGAAGCCTACATCCAGTTCACGCCCGACCTGATCGACGACACCGGCACGGTCACGGTGAAGGAGACGGCCGACTTCCTCCGCAACTTCATGCACGAGTTCCATCAGTTCATCATCCGCGTGAAGATCGCGCTGCCCGACAACGCATGA
- a CDS encoding serine hydrolase domain-containing protein codes for MPPFTAGLFVSASLVASALVTAGGWNPAAAGHGQAATAGAERLTADTPRTTTAGNGFIAPSGWSIVVRGPATILEAPEGGSRLALIDVQGADAEAAVTAAWAAYPPQTRWPLKVTNDLPDRDGWSRRRQMSYQTSPNERRDVAAFALYADGQWTVVIYDMAQDVGEKRGAQVSLVFDRLLPKGYTRETFAGKKAHPLDAARIAALGAFVEAGRKATGVPGVSVGLVQDGKTVFAGGFGVRELGTSTPVDADSLYMIASNTKALTTLLLARLVDQHKITWDTPVTTLLPSFRLGDEATTRQVLVKHLICACTGLPRQDFEWLFEFKDLTPERAVAALGSMQPTSKFGEMFQYSNPLAGAAGFIGGHVLFPDLDLGTAYDRAMQEQVLTPLGMTSTTFDYARALAGNHAAAHASDVDGHPAVAAMAINYSIIPVRPAGAAWSNVTDMLKYVQMELAQGNLPGGVRYVAKAPLLERRVPQVPTGKDSTYGMGLSVDTTYGVSVVHHGGDMIGFHSDMIWLPDHNVGAVILTNGDPGWLIRGGFRRKLLEVLFDGRPEADAQLAAGAKTYAEQLAAERKLLTVPAEPALAGTLAARYSNAALGEIAVSRNGAATIFDFGEWKSEVGSRTNPDGSVSFLTTEPGLIGFEFVVVKGQTPSLILRDAQHEYRFEPR; via the coding sequence ATGCCGCCGTTCACCGCGGGCCTGTTCGTCTCGGCTTCACTGGTCGCCTCGGCCCTCGTCACGGCCGGCGGGTGGAACCCTGCGGCAGCCGGCCATGGCCAGGCCGCGACCGCCGGTGCCGAGCGCCTGACCGCCGACACGCCGAGGACCACGACCGCGGGCAATGGCTTCATCGCGCCGTCTGGCTGGAGCATCGTCGTGCGTGGTCCTGCCACGATCCTGGAGGCTCCCGAAGGGGGATCGCGCCTCGCGTTGATCGACGTGCAGGGCGCCGATGCCGAGGCCGCCGTGACGGCTGCCTGGGCCGCCTATCCGCCGCAGACACGCTGGCCGCTCAAGGTCACCAACGACTTACCCGACCGGGACGGCTGGTCCCGAAGGCGGCAGATGTCCTACCAGACGTCGCCGAACGAACGCCGCGACGTCGCCGCTTTCGCCCTGTACGCCGACGGGCAGTGGACGGTGGTCATCTACGACATGGCCCAGGACGTCGGCGAGAAGCGTGGCGCGCAGGTCAGCCTCGTTTTCGATCGACTGCTGCCGAAGGGCTACACGCGCGAGACGTTTGCCGGCAAGAAAGCACATCCCCTCGACGCGGCCCGAATTGCCGCCCTCGGCGCGTTCGTCGAGGCGGGCCGCAAGGCGACGGGTGTGCCCGGCGTCTCGGTCGGCCTCGTCCAGGACGGCAAGACCGTGTTTGCGGGTGGCTTCGGCGTCCGCGAGCTCGGCACGTCCACACCAGTCGACGCCGACAGCCTCTACATGATTGCCTCCAACACGAAGGCGCTGACGACGTTGCTGCTCGCAAGGCTCGTCGATCAGCACAAGATCACGTGGGACACGCCCGTCACGACCTTGCTGCCGTCGTTCAGGCTCGGCGACGAGGCGACCACTCGCCAGGTGCTGGTCAAGCACCTGATCTGCGCCTGCACGGGCCTGCCCCGCCAGGACTTCGAGTGGCTGTTCGAGTTCAAGGACCTCACACCGGAGCGCGCGGTCGCCGCGCTCGGCTCGATGCAGCCGACCAGCAAGTTCGGCGAGATGTTCCAGTATTCAAACCCGCTCGCCGGCGCCGCCGGCTTCATCGGCGGACACGTGCTGTTTCCCGATCTCGACCTCGGGACGGCGTACGACCGCGCGATGCAGGAGCAGGTCCTGACCCCGCTCGGCATGACGTCGACTACCTTCGACTATGCGCGCGCGCTCGCCGGCAACCATGCCGCCGCGCACGCCTCGGACGTCGACGGCCATCCGGCCGTCGCGGCGATGGCGATCAACTACTCCATCATCCCGGTGCGTCCGGCCGGGGCCGCGTGGAGCAATGTCACCGACATGCTCAAGTACGTGCAGATGGAGCTGGCACAGGGGAACTTGCCGGGTGGCGTCCGCTACGTCGCCAAGGCGCCGCTGCTCGAGCGCCGCGTGCCGCAGGTGCCCACCGGCAAGGACTCGACCTACGGGATGGGGCTGTCGGTCGATACCACGTACGGCGTGTCGGTCGTCCATCACGGCGGCGACATGATTGGCTTCCACAGCGACATGATCTGGCTCCCCGATCACAACGTCGGCGCGGTGATCCTGACCAATGGAGACCCGGGGTGGTTGATTCGCGGCGGCTTCCGCCGGAAGCTGCTCGAAGTGTTGTTCGATGGACGTCCCGAGGCGGATGCCCAGCTCGCGGCAGGTGCGAAGACGTACGCAGAGCAACTCGCTGCCGAGCGCAAGCTGCTGACGGTGCCGGCCGAGCCTGCGCTTGCGGGCACGCTTGCGGCGCGCTACTCGAATGCCGCGCTCGGCGAGATCGCCGTCAGCCGCAACGGCGCCGCCACGATCTTCGATTTCGGTGAATGGAAGAGCGAGGTCGGGTCACGCACCAACCCCGACGGCTCGGTGTCCTTCCTCACGACCGAGCCGGGCCTCATCGGCTTTGAATTCGTCGTCGTCAAGGGGCAGACACCCAGCCTCATCCTCAGGGACGCCCAACACGAGTATCGCTTCGAGCCGCGCTAG
- a CDS encoding FG-GAP repeat domain-containing protein has protein sequence MLPFVLMLLLVSGAQAPPASALPVFRATSIVSGLGMGYQLVLADLNRDKRLDVIVVDERAQDLAWYENPTWARHVLVTAVPRVINLDTYDLDGDGIPEIALAHRFETDPARSVGQVLLLTHGEDPTQAWTSRPIDAVPTAHRVRWMRVEPGKAPSLIVAPFAGTGVVAPKYEGRTPIYAYRPGTWVRQQISSTLTGIVHSIHPVEWAPGRWQMLTASFDGLQRLVPKDGEWTHVPITSGNVEPCPLCGSSEVKVGALGQRRFLATIEPFHGTNVVVYLDRPSGWDSLVIERGMSNGHALAVADLDGDGRDEIIGGFRGKDFRVTIYRADDATGTRWTPTVLDQGHVAGADCKVADLTGDGRLDIVCSGASTGNVMLFEQQPRP, from the coding sequence ATGCTTCCATTCGTGCTGATGCTGCTGCTGGTGTCAGGGGCCCAGGCCCCTCCGGCCTCGGCACTGCCCGTCTTCAGGGCCACGTCGATCGTCTCCGGCCTGGGGATGGGTTATCAGTTGGTGCTCGCCGATCTGAATCGCGACAAGCGCCTCGACGTCATCGTCGTGGACGAGCGCGCCCAGGACCTGGCGTGGTACGAGAACCCCACCTGGGCACGTCACGTGCTGGTGACGGCGGTGCCGCGCGTCATCAACCTGGACACGTACGATCTGGACGGCGACGGCATTCCCGAGATCGCGTTGGCGCACCGGTTCGAGACCGATCCGGCGCGCAGCGTCGGGCAGGTGCTCCTGCTGACACATGGTGAGGATCCGACGCAGGCGTGGACGTCGCGGCCCATCGACGCCGTGCCCACGGCGCATCGCGTGCGCTGGATGCGTGTCGAGCCCGGCAAGGCGCCGTCGTTGATCGTCGCGCCGTTTGCCGGCACCGGCGTGGTCGCGCCGAAGTACGAGGGCCGGACGCCCATCTACGCCTACCGTCCCGGCACCTGGGTGCGGCAGCAGATTTCGTCGACGCTCACCGGCATCGTGCACAGCATCCATCCCGTGGAGTGGGCACCGGGCCGATGGCAAATGCTTACGGCGAGTTTCGATGGCCTGCAGCGGCTGGTGCCGAAGGACGGCGAGTGGACACACGTGCCGATCACCTCCGGCAACGTCGAGCCCTGTCCGCTGTGTGGCAGCAGCGAGGTCAAGGTCGGGGCGCTCGGCCAGCGGCGTTTCCTGGCGACGATCGAACCGTTCCATGGAACCAACGTCGTCGTGTATCTGGATCGGCCGTCCGGGTGGGATAGCCTCGTCATCGAGCGGGGCATGAGCAATGGCCACGCACTTGCGGTGGCTGACCTCGATGGCGACGGGCGCGACGAAATCATCGGTGGCTTCCGCGGCAAGGACTTCCGCGTCACGATCTACCGCGCCGACGATGCGACGGGCACGCGGTGGACGCCGACCGTGCTCGACCAGGGGCACGTGGCAGGCGCCGACTGCAAGGTCGCAGACCTCACTGGTGATGGGCGCCTGGACATCGTCTGCTCGGGGGCGTCGACCGGCAACGTCATGCTGTTCGAGCAACAGCCCCGGCCGTGA